From Neospora caninum Liverpool complete genome, chromosome VIII, a single genomic window includes:
- a CDS encoding putative cytochrome c: MAQSTGSQDSSIGTGRAARPSRFVEDDEVSDGFVAPPGDAVRGAKLFKKHCAQCHSVFPDGRHLIAGNTSWGPTLWNVYMRTAGVEKDTSCAPVSAHILDSGVVWNDANLMRYMKNPKMFINGVVGMNFFGIANFQDRVDIIHYLRTLTWSHPNGKKILDIMSSDKSK, from the exons ATGGCTCAAAGCACGGGTTCCCAAGATTCCTCCATTGGCACTGGGAGAGCTGCTCGGCCTTCCCGGTTCGTGGAAGATGATGAGGTATCCGATGGGTTCGTCGCGCCTCCTGGAGACGCCGTTCGTGGAGCCAAACTCTTCAAGAAGCACTGTGCACAGTGCCACTCCGTTTTCCCTGATGGGCGTCATTTAATCGCTGGCAATACTTCGTGGGGACCTACGCTCTGGAACGTCTACATGAGAACGGCCGGCGTTGAGAAAGACACCTCATGTGCCCCCGTTAGCGCCCATATCCTCGATTCCGGCGTCGTTTGGAATGACGCGAACCTCATGAG GTACATGAAAAACCCGAAGATGTTCATTAACGGCGTAGTCGGCATGAACTTCTTTGGAATCGCCAACTTTCAAGATCGAGTTGACATTATTCATTATCTTCGAACCTTAACTTGGTCGCATCCAAATGGCAAGAAGATCCTGGACATCATGTCTTCGGATAAGTCAAAGTAG